A genomic window from Brevibacillus agri includes:
- a CDS encoding DPP IV N-terminal domain-containing protein produces the protein MLGMLALAGGQSMAAEQGQLPVRSNKEVTVPAQIAFTSNQQLFLLDLQDKNGAPKPITKDGLAEIVGWSGDGQWLLFVKYKGADRYSAPGYLWLVRADGSGAVQLDDRPVTGVPKWSPKRNQVAYIVNAGSSEQPRGVLVLKEVRDNGEVAAGAATPAAFFDFTWMPDGEAILTSTEAGKNRPMTFVLQNLAGQPLATYPLAEPPNVEEGIYALAATGMNVSPDGQLVAYYVRYNAASLSADGVPIQLFNLKQPAKKPIEPGTGLAYPQWLSWTANSQQLAFIDGTDRMATQNKHLKLANRDGKVVSASPADSVDTYPVWTAKPPYTLFFSRGKATNYAFDPKKVMVPGQRIWARDANGAEQPWTKGAEQTADYYPSPSPDGSKLLFLRLDRAEHGSLFYQADGKESELVKGITGDIGYYANYLPEWIAVYWNS, from the coding sequence ATGCTCGGCATGCTGGCGCTTGCGGGTGGACAGTCCATGGCAGCCGAACAGGGGCAGCTCCCGGTCAGAAGCAACAAGGAAGTGACCGTTCCGGCGCAGATCGCTTTTACGAGCAACCAACAGTTGTTTTTGCTGGACCTACAGGACAAAAATGGAGCGCCAAAGCCGATTACGAAAGACGGACTGGCGGAAATCGTCGGCTGGTCCGGTGATGGCCAATGGCTTTTGTTCGTGAAATACAAAGGAGCCGACCGTTATTCCGCCCCCGGCTACTTGTGGCTCGTTCGCGCGGATGGCAGCGGAGCGGTTCAGCTCGACGACAGGCCCGTCACGGGAGTGCCGAAATGGTCGCCGAAAAGAAACCAGGTGGCTTATATCGTCAATGCAGGCAGCAGCGAGCAGCCTCGAGGCGTGCTCGTGCTCAAGGAAGTCCGCGACAACGGAGAAGTGGCCGCAGGAGCTGCGACGCCTGCCGCTTTCTTCGACTTCACCTGGATGCCGGACGGAGAAGCGATTTTGACTTCCACAGAGGCGGGGAAAAACCGTCCGATGACGTTCGTCCTGCAAAATCTGGCCGGACAGCCATTGGCTACTTATCCGCTCGCGGAACCGCCCAATGTCGAAGAAGGCATTTACGCCCTGGCAGCCACAGGGATGAACGTATCGCCCGACGGCCAGCTCGTCGCCTACTACGTGCGATACAACGCCGCTTCGCTGTCTGCGGACGGCGTGCCAATCCAGTTGTTCAACCTGAAGCAGCCAGCGAAAAAGCCGATCGAGCCGGGCACAGGTCTGGCTTACCCGCAGTGGCTCTCTTGGACGGCGAACAGCCAGCAGCTCGCCTTCATCGACGGGACGGACCGGATGGCGACGCAAAACAAACATCTGAAGCTGGCAAATCGCGACGGCAAAGTCGTCTCGGCGAGCCCGGCTGACAGCGTGGATACGTATCCGGTCTGGACGGCAAAGCCGCCGTACACGCTGTTTTTTTCCAGAGGAAAAGCGACAAACTATGCGTTTGATCCGAAAAAGGTGATGGTTCCCGGCCAGCGCATCTGGGCGAGGGACGCGAACGGTGCGGAACAGCCTTGGACAAAAGGCGCGGAGCAAACGGCTGATTATTATCCGTCCCCGTCACCGGACGGCAGCAAGCTTTTGTTCCTGCGACTCGATCGGGCCGAGCACGGTTCGCTATTCTATCAGGCAGACGGAAAAGAAAGCGAGCTGGTCAAAGGCATTACAGGCGATATTGGCTACTACGCCAACTACTTGCCGGAATGGATCGCTGTCTATTGGAATAGTTAG
- the pyrR gene encoding bifunctional pyr operon transcriptional regulator/uracil phosphoribosyltransferase PyrR, with protein sequence MINKSVIMDEAAIRRALTRIAHEIIERNKGVEDCIIVGIKTRGIYLAKRLVERIEMIENVKVPVGELDITFYRDDLQHKSEDAVLQGSQLPEQITGKTVILVDDVLYTGRTVRAALDALIDSGRPRMIQLAVLVDRGHRELPIRPDFVGKNLPTARTEIVDVQLSEVDVMDIVSIRQLI encoded by the coding sequence ATGATTAACAAAAGTGTCATCATGGATGAAGCGGCCATCCGCCGCGCGCTTACTCGTATCGCTCACGAAATTATCGAGCGAAACAAGGGTGTCGAGGATTGTATCATCGTTGGCATCAAGACCAGAGGGATTTACCTCGCGAAGCGCCTGGTCGAAAGAATCGAGATGATCGAAAACGTCAAAGTACCGGTCGGAGAGCTGGACATTACGTTTTACCGCGATGATCTCCAGCACAAGTCGGAGGATGCGGTGCTGCAAGGTTCGCAGCTTCCGGAGCAGATCACCGGAAAGACCGTCATTCTCGTGGATGACGTCCTCTATACCGGACGGACGGTACGCGCCGCTTTGGATGCGTTGATCGACAGCGGGCGTCCGCGGATGATTCAACTGGCGGTACTCGTTGACCGCGGTCATCGCGAGCTGCCGATTCGCCCGGACTTCGTTGGAAAAAATTTGCCGACGGCACGCACAGAAATCGTCGATGTGCAACTGTCGGAGGTAGACGTGATGGATATCGTGTCCATCCGTCAGCTCATCTAA
- a CDS encoding solute carrier family 23 protein codes for MSQKNYVDVDETPHISKLLPLSIQHLFAMFGSTVLVPILTGLDVATALLTSGIGTLLFLWITKGKIPNYLGSSFAFIGPIIAVTASHGVGTALLGCFLSGIVYIIVAGIVQKAGVKWLDKVLPPVVIASVIVVIGLSLAGVAVDMATKVTVDGQSQMSLTSIEISLVTMLVTILAAVMLRGFLGLIPILIGIIVGYAYSLVRHPELIDFQKVVQAKVFAAPPLKVGEVMSVISDGSAWIAALVIAPVAFVTLAEHLGHLLVTSKVMDRDLMKNPGLHRSLLGDGIATSLAAFIGGPPATTYGENIGVLAITRVYSRVVIGLAAVFAILFAFNGKISALLMTIPTPVLGGVSIILFGIIAAQGLRMYVENKVDFANKRNMIVAAAILVTGIGGYKISFAGVGLLSDLTIDNIAFSTFLGIFLHLILPGKESAMGEASREDEKQIA; via the coding sequence ATGAGCCAAAAAAACTATGTCGACGTCGATGAAACACCACATATTTCCAAACTGCTGCCACTGTCCATTCAGCACTTGTTCGCGATGTTCGGATCAACCGTTCTGGTGCCGATCCTGACCGGGCTGGATGTCGCTACCGCCCTTTTGACAAGCGGGATCGGGACGCTCTTGTTCCTCTGGATCACCAAAGGGAAAATTCCGAACTACCTCGGCTCGTCCTTCGCCTTCATCGGTCCGATTATCGCAGTGACGGCGTCGCACGGAGTCGGAACGGCCTTGCTCGGCTGCTTCCTGTCAGGGATCGTGTACATCATCGTCGCAGGCATCGTGCAAAAGGCAGGCGTCAAATGGCTGGACAAAGTGCTGCCTCCGGTCGTCATCGCTTCGGTCATCGTCGTCATCGGGCTGAGCCTGGCTGGCGTAGCGGTAGACATGGCGACGAAGGTGACGGTAGACGGCCAGTCGCAAATGTCGCTGACTTCGATTGAAATTTCGCTGGTGACCATGCTGGTGACCATCCTGGCAGCGGTGATGCTGCGCGGTTTCCTTGGCCTGATCCCCATTCTGATCGGAATTATCGTCGGTTATGCGTACTCGCTCGTTCGTCACCCTGAACTGATTGATTTTCAAAAGGTTGTGCAAGCAAAAGTGTTTGCCGCTCCGCCGCTCAAGGTGGGCGAAGTGATGAGTGTCATCAGTGACGGTTCTGCCTGGATCGCGGCGCTCGTCATCGCGCCAGTCGCGTTCGTAACCCTGGCCGAGCATCTGGGCCACCTCTTGGTTACAAGCAAGGTCATGGATCGCGACCTGATGAAAAATCCGGGTCTGCACCGCAGCCTGCTCGGGGACGGGATCGCCACTTCCCTGGCGGCTTTCATCGGCGGACCGCCTGCGACGACATACGGCGAAAACATCGGGGTTCTGGCGATCACCCGCGTTTACAGCAGAGTGGTCATCGGCCTGGCTGCGGTATTCGCCATCCTGTTCGCCTTCAACGGCAAGATCAGCGCTCTCTTGATGACGATTCCGACTCCGGTGCTTGGCGGCGTCTCGATCATCCTGTTCGGGATTATCGCAGCGCAAGGCTTGCGGATGTACGTAGAAAACAAAGTGGATTTTGCCAACAAGCGCAACATGATCGTCGCGGCTGCCATCCTGGTAACGGGAATTGGCGGATACAAAATCAGCTTTGCCGGTGTCGGGTTGCTAAGCGACCTGACCATTGACAATATCGCTTTCTCCACCTTCCTGGGAATCTTCCTGCACCTCATCCTGCCGGGCAAAGAGTCGGCGATGGGGGAAGCGTCCCGCGAAGACGAAAAACAAATTGCCTAA
- a CDS encoding aspartate carbamoyltransferase catalytic subunit gives MNNLAHLIGLKDLSKQQIVQLLDRAHYWAERPGEQADILHGRFVANLFFEASTRTRFSFEVAQKRLGAHVLNFIPETSSTVKGETVYDTIRTLEAMGVEAAVIRTKKEGLLQELAQSVDLKLVNAGDGTNEHPTQCLLDLLTMKQQFGMLEGLTVAIIGDLRHSRVLGSHLHAMPKLGINLLLAGPPTMMPAQIPQGVKVVGMEEAVQTADVVMMLRVQLERHTESLYISKEEYHKAFGLTLERAKMMKPGAVIMHPAPVNRGVEIHTDLVECETSLIQKQVTNGVAARMAVLETLLKGSETKWESSLATATY, from the coding sequence ATGAACAACCTAGCGCACCTGATTGGCTTGAAAGACTTGTCCAAACAACAGATCGTCCAGCTCCTGGACCGCGCGCATTACTGGGCCGAGAGACCGGGCGAGCAGGCAGACATTCTGCACGGCCGCTTCGTGGCGAATCTGTTTTTTGAAGCCAGCACCAGAACCCGCTTTTCGTTCGAGGTGGCACAAAAAAGACTCGGCGCACATGTGTTGAACTTCATTCCGGAAACCTCCTCAACCGTAAAAGGCGAGACGGTGTACGACACGATCCGCACGTTGGAAGCGATGGGCGTGGAAGCAGCCGTGATCCGCACGAAAAAAGAAGGACTGCTGCAAGAGCTCGCCCAAAGCGTCGACCTGAAGCTGGTCAATGCGGGCGACGGGACAAACGAGCATCCGACCCAATGCCTGCTCGACCTGCTGACCATGAAGCAGCAGTTTGGGATGCTGGAGGGCTTGACGGTAGCGATTATCGGGGACTTGCGCCATAGCCGCGTACTGGGATCGCACCTGCACGCCATGCCGAAGCTCGGGATCAATCTGCTGCTCGCAGGCCCGCCGACGATGATGCCAGCGCAAATTCCGCAAGGCGTCAAAGTCGTCGGCATGGAGGAAGCGGTTCAGACAGCGGACGTCGTCATGATGCTCCGCGTGCAACTGGAGCGCCACACCGAATCGCTCTACATCTCCAAGGAAGAGTATCACAAGGCGTTCGGCCTCACGCTTGAGCGGGCCAAAATGATGAAGCCAGGCGCGGTCATCATGCATCCGGCCCCGGTCAATCGCGGAGTTGAGATTCACACCGATCTGGTAGAATGCGAAACATCCTTGATTCAAAAACAAGTAACCAACGGAGTCGCAGCTAGAATGGCTGTGCTGGAAACTCTGCTGAAAGGGAGCGAAACAAAATGGGAATCATCCTTGGCAACGGCAACGTACTAA
- a CDS encoding dihydroorotase: protein MGIILGNGNVLNQAGELTPVEILVEDGRIAAMGEKLSRDGHEWVDCKGGMISAGLIDVHVHLREPGFEHKETIETGAKAAVRGGFTTISCMPNTRPSIDSVDTVTYILDKAREAGLARVIPYGAITVRQLGKELTDFAALKEAGIFALTDDGVGVQSTAMMKKAMKKAAELGLSIVAHCEDDDLLIPGAALHDGVVAARHGLPGIPSESESIHVGRDILLAEQTGVHYHVCHISAKESVRLVRDGKRAGVNVTCEVTPHHLLLCDEDIPDSLDTNWKMNPPLRSREDRAALIAGLKDGTIDMIATDHAPHTQEEKANGMARAPFGIVGLETAFPLLYTHLVQTGELTLQRLVELLTVQPAKAFGLPYGRLEVGAVADVTVIDLATEKTIDPTTFASKGTNTPFAGWPCKGWPILTLVDGKIVHQEA from the coding sequence ATGGGAATCATCCTTGGCAACGGCAACGTACTAAATCAGGCGGGGGAACTCACTCCGGTAGAAATATTGGTAGAAGATGGACGGATCGCGGCGATGGGCGAAAAGCTCTCCCGCGACGGCCATGAATGGGTAGATTGCAAAGGCGGAATGATTAGCGCGGGACTGATCGACGTCCACGTCCACTTGCGCGAGCCAGGCTTCGAGCATAAAGAAACGATTGAGACAGGAGCAAAAGCGGCGGTGCGCGGCGGCTTTACCACGATTTCCTGCATGCCGAACACGCGCCCGTCCATCGACAGCGTGGACACGGTGACGTACATCTTGGACAAAGCGCGCGAAGCAGGACTGGCTCGCGTGATTCCGTACGGCGCGATCACCGTGCGCCAACTGGGCAAAGAGCTGACGGACTTCGCAGCCTTGAAAGAAGCGGGAATTTTTGCCCTGACCGATGACGGTGTCGGCGTGCAGTCGACCGCGATGATGAAAAAAGCGATGAAAAAAGCAGCCGAGCTGGGGCTGTCCATCGTGGCTCACTGCGAAGACGATGATCTGCTGATCCCGGGAGCCGCCCTGCACGACGGCGTGGTCGCAGCGCGCCACGGACTGCCTGGCATTCCTTCCGAGTCGGAGTCCATCCACGTCGGACGCGACATTTTGCTGGCGGAGCAGACAGGTGTGCACTACCACGTGTGCCACATCAGTGCCAAAGAATCCGTGCGCCTGGTGCGCGACGGAAAACGCGCCGGCGTCAACGTGACGTGCGAAGTGACGCCGCACCACCTGCTTTTGTGCGACGAGGACATCCCGGACAGCCTCGACACCAACTGGAAAATGAACCCGCCGCTTCGCTCCCGCGAGGATCGCGCGGCGCTGATCGCCGGACTCAAAGACGGCACGATCGACATGATCGCCACAGACCATGCGCCACACACCCAGGAAGAAAAAGCGAACGGCATGGCCCGCGCGCCATTCGGCATCGTCGGTCTGGAGACAGCCTTCCCGCTGCTCTATACGCACCTCGTGCAAACAGGCGAGCTGACTTTGCAAAGACTGGTCGAGCTGCTGACGGTGCAGCCAGCGAAAGCTTTCGGGCTGCCGTACGGACGCCTGGAAGTCGGAGCGGTAGCAGACGTGACCGTCATCGACCTTGCGACAGAAAAAACGATTGATCCGACCACCTTTGCGAGCAAAGGGACCAATACACCGTTTGCCGGATGGCCGTGCAAAGGATGGCCGATCCTCACGCTGGTAGACGGCAAGATCGTACATCAAGAGGCGTAG
- a CDS encoding carbamoyl phosphate synthase small subunit has protein sequence MRARLILEDGTEFIGTAFGATKESYGEVVFNTGLTGYQEVLSDPSYCGQIVTMTYPLIGNYGINRDDFEAVRPYIHGFVVREHCDMPSNWRNTNTLDELLKTYDIPGIAGVDTRMLTRKIRYHGTMKGMITTSEAPLAELLAALNNTALMTDQVSRVSTKSVFSCPGTGHRVVLVDFGSKHGILRELTKRNCDVVVVPYNVTAEEIRRIQPDGILLSNGPGDPKDVPQAIEMIRGILGEYPLFGICLGHQLFALASGADTMKMKFGHRGGNHPVKELPTGRTYITSQNHSYAVKEDSLAGTELEITHIALNDGTVEGLRNRAKNAFSVQYHPEAAPGPYDSGYLFNQFLAMLETAKEEKNYAKTR, from the coding sequence ATGCGTGCAAGATTGATTTTGGAAGACGGAACGGAATTTATCGGAACGGCGTTCGGAGCGACGAAGGAATCCTACGGGGAAGTGGTGTTCAACACAGGACTGACGGGCTACCAGGAGGTTTTGTCTGACCCGTCCTACTGCGGACAGATCGTGACCATGACGTACCCGCTGATCGGCAACTACGGGATCAACCGCGACGACTTCGAAGCTGTTCGTCCGTACATTCACGGCTTCGTCGTCCGCGAGCATTGCGATATGCCGAGCAACTGGCGGAATACGAACACGCTGGATGAGCTGCTGAAAACATACGACATCCCGGGGATTGCAGGCGTTGACACGCGGATGCTGACGCGAAAAATCCGCTACCACGGCACGATGAAGGGCATGATTACGACGAGCGAAGCCCCGCTGGCCGAACTGCTCGCAGCCCTGAACAACACTGCCTTGATGACCGATCAAGTATCGCGCGTCTCTACGAAAAGCGTCTTCAGTTGCCCAGGTACAGGCCATCGCGTCGTGCTGGTAGACTTCGGCTCCAAACACGGCATCTTGCGCGAGCTGACCAAGCGCAACTGTGATGTGGTGGTCGTGCCGTACAACGTGACGGCGGAAGAAATTCGCCGCATCCAGCCAGACGGCATCCTGTTGTCCAACGGCCCTGGCGACCCGAAAGACGTGCCGCAAGCGATCGAAATGATTCGCGGCATTCTTGGGGAATACCCGCTGTTCGGCATCTGCCTCGGCCATCAGTTGTTCGCACTCGCCTCTGGCGCTGACACGATGAAAATGAAATTCGGACACCGCGGCGGCAACCATCCGGTAAAAGAGCTGCCGACCGGGCGCACATACATTACATCCCAGAACCACAGCTACGCCGTAAAAGAAGATTCGCTCGCAGGAACCGAGCTGGAAATTACGCATATCGCCCTCAATGACGGAACAGTCGAAGGGCTGCGTAACAGAGCGAAGAACGCCTTCTCCGTCCAGTACCACCCGGAAGCGGCTCCAGGCCCATACGACTCCGGCTACCTGTTCAACCAGTTTCTTGCGATGCTGGAAACCGCTAAGGAGGAAAAAAACTATGCCAAAACACGCTAA
- the carB gene encoding carbamoyl-phosphate synthase large subunit, which translates to MPKHANLKKILVIGSGPIVIGQAAEFDYAGTQACEALKEEGMEVVLINSNPATIMTDTNMADKVYIEPITPEFVARVIRQEKPDGLLPTLGGQTGLNMAVALAEAGILEQENVKLLGTKLESIKQAEDRELFRALMKELGEPVPESVIVSTVEEAVDFANEIGYPIIVRPAYTLGGTGGGICEDEESLREIVASGLKYSPITQCLIERSIAGMKEIEYEVMRDANDNCIVVCNMENIDPVGVHTGDSIVVAPSQTLADREYQMLRSSALNIIRALGIEGGCNVQYALDPHSFQYYVIEVNPRVSRSSALASKATGYPIAKMAAKIAIGYTLDELKNPVTGQTYACFEPTLDYIVSKIPRWPFDKFQSANRKLGTQMKATGEVMAIGRTFEESIMKAIRSLEIGTYHIEIKGAEEISEEELKTRLVHADDERLFLVAEALRRGWTIEELHSLTKIDLFFLHKFHKMVAFEQELAKGLTAEKLFEAKRMGFTDRKIAELCGETEEAVRALRKEKGYVPVYKMVDTCAAEFEAQTPYYYSSYEVEDERIETGKKRVVVLGSGPIRIGQGIEFDYATVHAVWALREAGYEAVIINNNPETVSTDFNTSDRLYFEPLYIEDVMNILDVEKPEGVIVQFGGQTAINLADKLAERGINILGTSLENIDAAENREKFEALLRSLDIAQPPGKTVTSVEQAVVAAEALGFPVLVRPSYVLGGRAMEIVYNQSELLEYMEKAVKVNPDHPVLVDRYMVGVEAEVDAICDGENVLIPGIMEHIERAGVHSGDSIAVYPPQSLSQAIKDELIEMTTKLARALQIKGLLNIQFVIYKDRPYVIEVNPRSSRTVPFLSKVTGIPMANIATKAILGHSIVDQGFTPGYHPEESVVSVKVPVFSFAKLRRVDITLGPEMKSTGEVMGRESTLAKALYKGLVAAGMNIPTQGTLLVTVADKDKEEALAIVKRFRHLGFKLMATAGTADYLEQAGLPVTRVNKLSEGTPNLLDVIHTGEANIVLNTLTKGKTPQRDGFRIRREAVENGAVCLTSLDTAAALLHVLETITFSTEAMPAQRAGAKVAAVTV; encoded by the coding sequence ATGCCAAAACACGCTAACCTGAAAAAAATCCTCGTGATCGGGTCTGGTCCTATCGTCATCGGGCAGGCTGCCGAGTTTGACTACGCAGGCACACAGGCTTGCGAAGCGCTGAAAGAAGAGGGGATGGAGGTTGTCCTGATTAACTCCAACCCGGCGACGATCATGACCGATACAAACATGGCGGACAAAGTGTACATCGAGCCGATCACGCCTGAATTTGTAGCACGCGTCATCCGCCAGGAAAAGCCGGACGGACTTTTGCCTACGCTCGGCGGCCAAACGGGCTTGAATATGGCTGTCGCGCTTGCCGAAGCGGGCATTTTGGAGCAGGAAAACGTGAAGCTGCTCGGCACGAAGCTGGAATCGATCAAGCAAGCGGAAGACCGCGAGCTGTTCCGCGCCCTCATGAAGGAGTTGGGCGAGCCTGTGCCGGAATCGGTCATCGTCAGCACGGTAGAGGAAGCCGTTGATTTTGCCAACGAGATCGGCTACCCGATCATCGTGCGGCCAGCCTACACCTTGGGCGGAACGGGCGGCGGCATTTGTGAAGACGAAGAAAGCCTCCGCGAAATTGTCGCGAGCGGCCTGAAATACTCGCCGATTACGCAATGCCTGATCGAGCGAAGCATTGCTGGCATGAAGGAAATCGAGTACGAAGTCATGCGCGATGCCAACGACAACTGCATCGTCGTCTGCAACATGGAAAACATCGACCCGGTCGGCGTGCACACGGGTGACTCCATCGTCGTCGCGCCGAGCCAGACGCTTGCCGACCGCGAGTATCAAATGCTGCGCTCGTCTGCCTTGAACATCATCCGCGCACTCGGCATCGAAGGCGGCTGCAACGTGCAGTACGCGCTCGACCCGCATAGCTTCCAATATTACGTCATCGAGGTAAACCCGCGCGTGAGCCGTTCTTCTGCGCTCGCTTCCAAGGCGACAGGTTACCCGATCGCGAAAATGGCGGCGAAAATCGCGATCGGCTACACACTGGATGAGCTGAAAAACCCGGTAACTGGGCAAACGTACGCCTGCTTCGAGCCGACGCTCGACTACATCGTGAGCAAAATTCCGCGCTGGCCGTTTGACAAGTTCCAGTCTGCCAACCGCAAGCTCGGTACGCAAATGAAAGCGACAGGCGAAGTCATGGCGATCGGACGCACGTTTGAAGAATCGATCATGAAAGCGATCCGTTCCCTGGAGATCGGCACGTACCACATCGAGATCAAAGGAGCAGAGGAAATCAGCGAAGAGGAACTGAAGACCCGTCTGGTGCATGCGGATGACGAGCGACTGTTCCTCGTGGCAGAGGCGCTGCGCCGCGGCTGGACCATCGAGGAGCTGCACAGCCTGACGAAGATCGACCTGTTCTTCCTGCACAAGTTCCATAAAATGGTTGCTTTTGAACAGGAGCTGGCAAAAGGTCTGACGGCTGAGAAGCTGTTCGAAGCAAAACGGATGGGCTTCACAGACCGCAAAATCGCCGAACTGTGCGGCGAAACGGAAGAAGCAGTCCGCGCGCTGCGCAAGGAAAAAGGCTATGTTCCTGTGTACAAAATGGTCGATACGTGCGCAGCCGAATTTGAGGCGCAAACGCCGTACTACTACTCCAGCTACGAAGTAGAGGACGAGCGCATCGAAACAGGCAAAAAGCGCGTGGTCGTGCTCGGCTCCGGCCCGATCCGCATCGGCCAAGGGATCGAATTTGACTATGCGACCGTGCACGCTGTCTGGGCTTTGCGCGAAGCAGGCTACGAAGCCGTCATTATCAACAACAACCCGGAAACGGTATCGACAGACTTCAACACTTCGGACCGGCTGTACTTCGAGCCGCTGTACATCGAAGACGTGATGAACATTCTCGATGTGGAAAAACCGGAAGGCGTAATCGTCCAGTTCGGCGGCCAAACCGCCATCAACCTGGCTGACAAGCTGGCGGAACGCGGTATCAACATTCTCGGAACGAGCCTGGAAAACATCGACGCAGCGGAAAACCGCGAGAAGTTCGAAGCGCTCCTGCGCAGCCTCGACATCGCACAACCGCCAGGCAAGACCGTAACCTCCGTGGAGCAAGCAGTGGTAGCAGCGGAAGCGCTCGGCTTCCCGGTACTCGTTCGCCCATCCTACGTGCTCGGCGGACGCGCAATGGAGATCGTCTACAATCAGTCTGAGCTTTTGGAGTACATGGAAAAAGCAGTGAAGGTCAACCCGGATCATCCGGTACTGGTCGACCGCTACATGGTCGGGGTAGAGGCCGAAGTCGATGCGATCTGCGACGGGGAAAACGTCCTGATCCCGGGCATCATGGAGCACATCGAGCGCGCAGGGGTGCACTCCGGCGACTCCATCGCGGTCTATCCGCCGCAATCGCTGTCCCAGGCGATCAAAGACGAGCTGATCGAGATGACGACGAAGCTGGCGCGGGCGCTGCAAATCAAAGGGCTGCTCAACATCCAGTTTGTCATCTACAAAGATCGTCCGTATGTGATCGAGGTTAACCCGCGCTCGTCCCGTACAGTGCCATTCCTGTCCAAAGTGACAGGCATCCCGATGGCGAACATCGCGACCAAAGCGATTCTCGGTCACTCGATTGTCGACCAAGGCTTCACGCCTGGCTACCATCCGGAAGAGTCTGTCGTATCGGTAAAAGTTCCGGTGTTCTCCTTTGCGAAGCTGCGCCGTGTGGATATTACGCTCGGACCGGAAATGAAGTCCACCGGGGAAGTAATGGGACGCGAAAGCACCCTGGCCAAAGCGCTGTACAAAGGCTTGGTCGCCGCAGGCATGAACATCCCGACGCAAGGCACCTTGCTCGTAACGGTCGCCGACAAAGACAAGGAAGAGGCGCTCGCAATCGTGAAACGCTTCCGTCACCTCGGCTTCAAGCTGATGGCGACAGCGGGCACAGCGGATTATCTGGAACAGGCGGGCCTGCCTGTGACGCGTGTTAACAAACTGTCCGAGGGTACGCCGAATTTGCTCGACGTGATCCATACAGGCGAGGCCAACATCGTGCTCAACACGCTGACAAAAGGCAAAACGCCACAGCGCGACGGCTTCCGCATTCGCCGCGAAGCAGTGGAGAACGGCGCGGTTTGCCTGACGTCGCTGGATACGGCTGCGGCCCTGCTGCACGTACTGGAAACGATCACCTTCTCGACAGAAGCGATGCCTGCCCAACGCGCAGGTGCCAAAGTCGCAGCGGTGACTGTATAA
- the pyrF gene encoding orotidine-5'-phosphate decarboxylase: MQQQLTDVRERMIVALDFSTMDEVKKCLELLQGHIRYVKVGMELAYAEGPAIVTYLKEKGLKVFVDLKVHDIPNTAKGAMKSLARLGADMVNVHAAGGVTMMAAAREGLEQGTAAGAARPLLIGVTMLTSTGVQTMNHELAIPGSVEDVVVHYAMMTKQAGLDGVVASPLEVPMIKKAAGDSFVTVTPGIRPLGTDQGDQTRITTPEQAFRLGSDYLVIGRAITGASDPAGVWQSIVAAVEADRS, encoded by the coding sequence GTGCAACAACAACTGACAGATGTGCGGGAGCGTATGATTGTTGCGCTCGACTTTTCCACGATGGATGAAGTGAAAAAATGCCTGGAGCTATTGCAAGGGCATATCCGCTACGTAAAAGTGGGGATGGAGCTGGCCTATGCCGAAGGACCTGCCATCGTTACGTACCTGAAAGAAAAAGGGTTGAAGGTGTTCGTCGACTTGAAGGTGCACGACATCCCGAACACAGCCAAAGGCGCGATGAAAAGCCTTGCCCGTCTCGGAGCGGACATGGTCAACGTCCATGCGGCTGGTGGCGTGACGATGATGGCAGCGGCGAGGGAAGGACTGGAGCAGGGGACAGCGGCTGGCGCTGCTCGTCCTCTCCTGATCGGAGTGACGATGCTGACCTCTACAGGCGTGCAAACGATGAACCACGAGCTGGCGATTCCAGGTTCGGTGGAAGACGTAGTGGTACACTACGCGATGATGACCAAGCAGGCAGGACTGGACGGGGTTGTCGCTTCGCCGCTTGAAGTGCCGATGATTAAAAAGGCGGCGGGCGACTCGTTTGTCACCGTGACACCTGGCATTCGCCCGCTGGGGACAGACCAGGGCGACCAGACGCGGATTACGACTCCGGAACAGGCTTTCCGCCTGGGCAGCGACTATCTCGTGATCGGACGCGCCATCACCGGGGCAAGCGATCCGGCAGGCGTATGGCAAAGCATCGTGGCAGCGGTCGAGGCAGATCGTTCGTAA